From Anopheles arabiensis isolate DONGOLA chromosome 3, AaraD3, whole genome shotgun sequence, a single genomic window includes:
- the LOC120903523 gene encoding protein cup-like — MMKFVNSDTTTKSLRHGEQYENCSEMLIEPDMTSLEELDPAILSCGLPAIVLNAEDSAASASAVAVPTTTTTTMTTRRTMRPSLMASFATVGAGANVIRYTVAHLLALRKSPFAHRRPAAIDEPRTAQYPIWSRTGFNHQPDRVRRVSGGGGGGGGDEDLSGAYGRKGNDRQRDNGYNPPRFRRNHEFSNRNHHVIVKSYSGAAGGDPCTGGGHPLGGGGGGVGGAMRLQDTIIEEEPEWVAAGPTSRLDTIELRGFDEDMSRNVAESLKTSPVGVKTRGAFFDELLHYEHVHPKHGGGAKHDLSGGPGDGESVVSHSNNGSPPPARSTPTKGDMNNNSMVGHGAHGRKASGGGSSGAAGCSSSGVNVSNFEELMKFDSILGDSGDSNSSSRFSKYYRRGSGVSAGSSGAGGHHYQHHYPGQQQQQQQQHHHVRFALERNTHHYNNGHQQQQHRQAGSGRLPLSALQHPPAGTGEPFFPGGASSTAPNAGDAKSFQRLLEMLAAQNQRMNQQHQQQYLLQLLQNCQETETLRQMLMKKCTLDNAGQQRIPTQAELQQHTQSIMKQALLRKKIAEQSRYLLEQQQQNGQEPIPAVQQLIQSICPNVQRSLSVLAAGSGSGQHGTGAVEHQAAAAGGGRSDPGAVGGGAVYAGGNRAPMRAPHRRF; from the exons ATGATGAAATTCGTAAATTCGGACACGACGACCAAGTCGTTGCGGCACGGTGAACAATATGAAAATTGTTCAGAGATGCTTATCGAACCAg ATATGACATCGCTCGAAGAGCTGGATCCGGCTATCCTGAGCTGCGGCCTGCCCGCCATCGTACTGAACGCGGAGGATTCGGCGGCATCAGCGTCGGCGGTGGCTGTgccaacaacgacaacaacgacgatgacgacgagaAGGACGATGCGGCCGTCGCTGATGGCCTCGTTCGCCACTGTTGGTGCCGGCGCGAACGTGATCCGCTACACGGTGGCCCATCTGCTGGCGCTCCGGAAGAGTCCGTTCGCGCATCGGCGCCCGGCCGCTATCGATGAGCCGCGCACGGCCCAATATCCGATCTGGAGCCGTACCGGCTTTAACCACCAGCCGGACCGGgtgcgccgggtaagcgggggtggtggtggcggcggcggcgacgagGATCTGAGCGGTGCGTACGGTCGGAAAGGGAACGATCGTCAACGCGACAATGGCTACAATCCGCCAAG ATTTCGACGTAATCATGAGTTTAGCAACCGGAACCATCACGTGATCGTGAAGAGCTACAGTGGCGCTGCGGGGGGCGATCCCTGCACCGGTGGAGGCCATCCgctgggcggtggtggtggtggtgttggtggtgcgaTGCGTCTGCAGGACACGATCATCGAGGAGGAACCGGAATGGGTGGCGGCCGGTCCCACCTCCCGTCTCGATACGATCGAGCTGCGCGGGTTCGACGAGGACATGAGCCGCAACGTGGCGGAATCGCTCAAGACGTCGCCGGTCGGTGTGAAGACGCGCGGCGCCTTcttcgacgagctgctgcactACGAACACGTGCATCCGAAGCACGGCGGCGGTGCCAAGCACGATCTGTCCGGCGGTCCGGGTGACGGGGAGAGTGTCGTATCGCACTCGAACAATGGGTCACCACCGCCGGCACGCAGCACACCGACGAAGGGTGAtatgaacaacaacagcatggTGGGACATGGTGCCCACGGCCGGAAGGCATCCGggggcggcagcagcggtgcAGCAGGATGTTCCTCCTCCGGTGTGAACGTTTCCAACTTTGAGGAGCTGATGAAGTTCGACTCGATCCTGGGCGATTCGGGCGACTCGAACAGCAGCTCCCGGTTCAGCAAATACTATCGCCGAGGAAGCGGCGTTTCGGCCGGATCGTCCGGTGCGGGAGGACATCACTACCAGCATCACTATcccggacagcagcagcagcagcagcagcagcatcatcacgtTCGTTTCGCACTGGAACGGAACACCCATCACTACAACAACggacatcagcagcagcagcaccggcaggCCGGTTCGGGTCGTTTACCGCTGTCGGCCCTCCAGCATCCACCCGCCGGGACGGGCGAACCGTTCTTCCCGGGTGGCGCGTCATCCACCGCACCGAACGCTGGCGATGCAAAGTCCTTCCAGCGGCTGCTGGAAATGCTGGCCGCCCAGAACCAGCGCATGaaccaacagcaccagcagcagtacctgctgcagctgctgcaaaaCTGCCAGGAGACGGAAACGCTGCGCCAGATGCTGATGAAGAAGTGTACGCTCGACAATGCGGGACAGCAGCGCATACCGACGCAGGccgagctgcagcagcacacgcaATCGATCATGAAGCAGGCGCTGCTGCGCAAGAAGATTGCCGAGCAGAGCCGGTACctgctggagcagcagcagcagaacgggCAGGAACCGATCCCGGCTGTACAGCAGCTGATACAATCGATCTGCCCGAATGTGCAGCGCAGCCTGTCCGTGCTGGCGGCGGGCAGCGGATCCGGGCAGCATGGCACTGGAGCGGTCGAACATcaggccgctgctgctggtggtggtagaaGCGATCCGGGGGCAGTTGGTGGTGGCGCTGTTTATGCAGGCGGCAATCGGGCACCGATGAGAGCCCCCCACAGACGTTTCTAA